One Gemmatimonadota bacterium DNA segment encodes these proteins:
- a CDS encoding D-glycerate dehydrogenase, producing the protein MERLNVLLLPVRPIYSPWCVDIRTAIGDRHELRDLDDARPLAPQFAGVDVVIDQGGSRGTREMMDAADGCRLWQIVGTGFDHFDLAYIKTKGIPTANTPGLFSDVALAETAMMFIIMVSRRYQEAVDYFQQGRMYDPLGYELEHQTLGIVGFGASGQALARRAKSFGMRILGIDVREIESEVLDDIQPDFIGTPDDLDRVVAESDFLSLHLHLNDGTRHIIDGRRLGLMKPTASVINVARGALVDEAALYDALVEGKIGGAGLDVFAQEPPDPSLPVYQLPNVVVTPHIAGVTDGTSRRRAAAAAENTDRVAQGLEPLYRIDM; encoded by the coding sequence ATGGAACGCCTGAACGTCCTGCTGCTTCCCGTTCGCCCCATTTACAGCCCGTGGTGCGTGGACATCCGGACCGCCATCGGCGACCGCCACGAATTGCGGGATCTCGACGATGCCAGACCCCTGGCGCCCCAGTTCGCCGGTGTGGACGTGGTGATCGACCAGGGCGGGAGCCGGGGCACGCGGGAGATGATGGACGCCGCGGACGGCTGCCGACTGTGGCAGATCGTGGGCACGGGATTCGACCACTTCGACCTGGCCTATATCAAGACGAAAGGCATCCCCACGGCCAATACCCCCGGACTGTTCAGCGACGTCGCCCTGGCCGAGACGGCCATGATGTTCATCATTATGGTATCGCGGCGATACCAGGAAGCGGTGGACTATTTTCAACAGGGCCGCATGTACGATCCGCTCGGATACGAGTTGGAGCACCAGACACTGGGCATCGTGGGATTCGGCGCGAGCGGCCAGGCCCTGGCCCGCCGGGCCAAGTCCTTCGGCATGCGGATCCTGGGCATCGACGTCCGGGAGATCGAATCCGAGGTGCTCGACGACATTCAGCCGGACTTCATAGGCACGCCGGACGACCTCGACCGCGTCGTGGCCGAAAGCGACTTCCTGTCTCTTCACCTGCACCTGAACGACGGGACCCGCCATATCATCGACGGCCGGCGGCTGGGTCTCATGAAACCGACGGCCAGCGTCATCAACGTAGCCCGCGGCGCCCTCGTGGACGAAGCGGCCCTCTACGACGCCCTGGTCGAGGGGAAGATCGGCGGGGCCGGTCTCGACGTCTTCGCCCAGGAACCGCCCGATCCTTCCCTGCCCGTCTACCAGTTGCCCAACGTGGTCGTCACGCCCCATATCGCCGGGGTGACGGACGGCACCTCCCGCCGGCGGGCCGCCGCGGCCGCGGAGAACACGGACCGGGTCGCCCAGGGTCTGGAACCCCTGTACCGCATCGACATGTGA
- the hpaE gene encoding 5-carboxymethyl-2-hydroxymuconate semialdehyde dehydrogenase, giving the protein MAIQVATQAHPNEAKAKRFIARFRAEGIGHLIGGSSVPCAGGDTFENATPIDHTVLCNVSSGGPEEVGAAARAATEAFVDWRDTSGTERKRLLHRVADLIEANGEEIALLETFDTGQPIRFMSKAAARAAENFRFFADRAESASDGLSLPAAGHLNYTLRQPIGPVGIITPWNTPFMLSTWKMAPALAAGCTVVHKPAEWSPVTATRLAELVHEAGIPPGVVNVVNGIGETAGRALTEHPDIKAIGFVGDTRTGRAIMRQGAETLKRVHFELGGKNPVVVFADADLDRALDATVFMIYSLNGERCTSGSRVLVERTVYDEFTGRLAERVKRIRLGNPFDPATELGPLIHPLHLEKVRSYVAAGQEEGATLIAGGKCPELAGGKCPEFAGAGNYFEATLFGDAHRSMRIAREEVFGPFLTAIPFDSEAEALDVANDVDYGLAAYLWTRDVTRAHAFAQRLEAGMVWVNSENVRHLPTPFGGMKASGIGRDGGDYSFDFYMETKNIDIALEHHPVPKLGK; this is encoded by the coding sequence ATAGCCATCCAGGTTGCCACGCAGGCACACCCGAACGAGGCCAAAGCGAAGCGGTTCATCGCCCGCTTCCGAGCGGAGGGCATCGGACATCTCATCGGTGGATCGTCCGTCCCCTGTGCCGGCGGCGACACCTTCGAGAACGCCACGCCCATCGACCATACCGTGCTTTGCAACGTGTCGAGCGGCGGACCGGAGGAGGTCGGCGCCGCGGCCCGCGCGGCAACGGAGGCCTTCGTCGACTGGCGCGATACGTCCGGGACCGAGCGAAAACGGCTGCTGCACCGGGTGGCCGACTTGATCGAGGCGAACGGCGAGGAGATCGCCCTGCTGGAGACCTTCGACACGGGCCAGCCCATCCGGTTCATGTCGAAGGCCGCGGCGCGGGCCGCCGAGAACTTCCGGTTCTTCGCGGACCGGGCCGAAAGCGCGTCGGACGGCCTCTCCCTGCCGGCGGCCGGACACCTGAACTATACCCTGAGACAGCCCATCGGACCGGTGGGCATCATCACGCCCTGGAACACGCCTTTCATGCTCAGCACGTGGAAGATGGCGCCCGCGCTGGCAGCCGGCTGCACGGTCGTGCACAAGCCCGCGGAATGGAGTCCGGTCACGGCCACGCGCCTGGCCGAACTGGTCCACGAGGCGGGCATTCCCCCGGGCGTGGTCAACGTGGTCAACGGTATCGGCGAGACCGCGGGACGGGCGCTCACCGAGCATCCGGACATCAAGGCCATCGGATTCGTGGGCGACACGAGGACCGGGCGGGCCATCATGCGCCAGGGCGCCGAAACGCTGAAGCGCGTGCATTTCGAACTGGGCGGCAAGAACCCGGTGGTCGTCTTCGCCGACGCGGACCTGGACCGGGCCCTGGACGCCACGGTATTCATGATCTACAGTCTCAACGGGGAGCGTTGCACGTCGGGCAGCCGGGTGCTGGTGGAGCGGACGGTCTACGACGAATTCACCGGCCGGCTCGCGGAACGGGTGAAGCGCATCCGCCTGGGAAACCCCTTCGACCCGGCCACCGAACTGGGTCCCCTGATCCACCCGCTGCACCTGGAGAAAGTCCGGAGCTACGTGGCCGCGGGACAGGAGGAAGGCGCCACCCTGATCGCCGGCGGGAAATGCCCGGAGCTCGCCGGGGGGAAATGCCCGGAGTTCGCCGGCGCCGGCAACTACTTCGAGGCCACGCTCTTCGGTGACGCCCACCGGTCCATGCGCATCGCCCGGGAAGAGGTGTTCGGTCCTTTTCTCACCGCCATCCCCTTCGACTCGGAAGCAGAAGCGCTGGACGTGGCGAACGACGTCGACTACGGGCTGGCCGCCTATCTCTGGACGCGCGACGTCACCCGGGCCCATGCCTTCGCCCAGCGCCTCGAAGCCGGCATGGTCTGGGTGAACTCGGAGAACGTGCGCCACCTGCCCACGCCC
- a CDS encoding acetolactate synthase, translated as MQQMTTAEAIVRTLIAHGIDTVFGLPGVQNDALYNAFYDHRDEIRVVHTRHEQGAAYMALGYALSTDRPGVYNVVPGPGFLNGTAALSTAYATNAKVLCLTGEIPTKYLGRHTGQLHEINGQLDVLRSLTKWAARIDSTAGAPSRTAEAIRQLNSGRPRPVGLECPWDVLASEGETPRIPGPLPLSNPPVDTEMLEAAARKLGRAENPMIFVGRGAMNVSWEITRLAELIQAPVIGYRTGRGVLDSRHYLSHPNPAAHKLWPKVDVVLAVGSRLAIPQLYWGVDEHLTTIRIEVDARAQDRIARPDIAITARTEDAMPLLVEAVERHNRVRPSREAEMRALKAETEEMFAFLEPQTSFLRVIREELGEDGLFVEELTQVGYAARQIMPVYKPYTFISTGYQGTLGWGFPTALGVKVAHPDKPVISVTGDGGFMFGVQELATAVQHRIGLVTLLFNDNAYGNVKRMQQKLYGNRVIASDLHNPDFVRMAESFGARGIRAETPEELRRAIREGFAEDGPTLVEIPVGEMPDVDRFKRGARVRGTAERSEHALQW; from the coding sequence ATGCAACAGATGACCACCGCCGAAGCCATCGTCCGGACGCTGATCGCCCACGGAATCGATACGGTCTTCGGACTGCCGGGCGTGCAGAACGACGCCCTCTACAACGCCTTCTACGACCATCGGGACGAAATCCGCGTCGTCCACACGCGCCACGAGCAGGGCGCGGCGTACATGGCGCTCGGATACGCCCTCTCGACGGACCGGCCCGGGGTCTACAACGTGGTCCCGGGACCGGGGTTTCTCAACGGGACCGCCGCCCTTTCCACGGCCTATGCCACAAACGCGAAGGTGCTCTGCCTGACGGGCGAGATCCCTACGAAGTACCTTGGGCGGCACACGGGCCAGCTGCATGAGATCAACGGCCAGCTCGATGTGCTGCGGTCCCTGACCAAGTGGGCCGCACGGATCGACAGTACCGCCGGTGCGCCTTCCAGGACGGCCGAGGCCATCCGGCAGTTGAATTCCGGCCGGCCGCGCCCCGTGGGTCTGGAATGTCCCTGGGACGTGCTCGCGTCCGAAGGCGAAACGCCGCGCATTCCCGGACCGTTACCCTTATCCAATCCCCCGGTGGACACGGAGATGCTGGAAGCCGCCGCGCGGAAACTGGGCCGGGCCGAAAACCCGATGATCTTCGTCGGCCGCGGGGCCATGAACGTTTCCTGGGAGATCACGCGGCTCGCTGAACTGATCCAGGCACCGGTCATCGGTTACCGGACGGGCCGCGGCGTGCTCGACAGCCGCCACTACCTGAGTCATCCCAACCCCGCGGCCCACAAGCTCTGGCCGAAGGTGGACGTCGTCCTCGCCGTGGGGTCTAGGCTCGCCATCCCCCAACTCTACTGGGGCGTGGACGAGCACCTGACGACCATACGGATCGAGGTGGACGCCAGGGCCCAGGACCGCATCGCCCGGCCGGACATCGCCATAACGGCGCGGACCGAAGACGCCATGCCCCTGCTGGTCGAAGCGGTGGAAAGGCACAACCGCGTCCGCCCGTCCCGGGAAGCCGAAATGCGCGCGCTGAAAGCGGAGACCGAGGAGATGTTCGCGTTCCTGGAACCCCAGACCTCCTTCCTGCGGGTGATCCGGGAGGAACTGGGCGAGGACGGCCTCTTCGTGGAAGAGCTGACCCAGGTGGGTTACGCCGCCCGGCAGATCATGCCGGTGTACAAACCCTACACCTTCATATCCACGGGCTACCAGGGCACCCTGGGCTGGGGCTTCCCCACGGCCCTCGGCGTGAAGGTCGCCCACCCGGACAAACCCGTCATCTCCGTAACGGGCGACGGCGGGTTCATGTTCGGCGTGCAGGAACTGGCCACGGCCGTCCAGCACCGCATCGGCCTGGTGACACTCCTTTTCAACGACAACGCCTACGGCAACGTGAAGCGGATGCAGCAGAAACTGTACGGCAACCGGGTGATCGCGTCCGACCTGCACAACCCCGATTTCGTCCGGATGGCCGAATCCTTCGGCGCCCGGGGCATCAGGGCGGAGACCCCGGAGGAACTGCGCCGGGCCATCCGCGAGGGGTTTGCCGAAGACGGTCCCACCCTGGTGGAGATCCCAGTGGGCGAGATGCCGGACGTGGACCGCTTCAAGCGGGGGGCCCGCGTACGGGGCACGGCCGAACGCTCCGAGCACGCCCTGCAATGGTGA
- a CDS encoding phytanoyl-CoA dioxygenase family protein produces the protein MTQKTLSIQLTEAQVARFHEEGYLVVPDLLTADEVEAFVRHQADPEAESLRQGLRTHLSDPFWRELAHHPNVAGVARQILGGRPRIVQTMYMAKEPARPDEELGGAGISLHQDSHYLPNEPDTLMACWIAMSDTDPENGGLCVAPGSHRDSLRETTLNTNPEHMSWESDYGMRSPDGREWTEKLYSFDVVGIEEEDLVRLTVPRGSGVFFTSRTVHGSYANRSHSRPRLAFAVHYVKDGTWVFRTDVQDTTPVDLQGA, from the coding sequence ATGACGCAGAAAACCCTGTCCATCCAGCTCACCGAAGCGCAGGTCGCCCGGTTTCACGAAGAAGGCTATCTCGTCGTCCCGGACCTGCTGACGGCGGATGAAGTCGAGGCGTTCGTCCGGCACCAGGCCGATCCGGAAGCCGAGTCCCTGCGGCAGGGGCTCCGCACCCATCTGTCGGATCCCTTCTGGCGCGAGTTGGCCCACCATCCAAACGTCGCCGGCGTCGCCCGACAGATCCTGGGCGGCCGGCCCCGTATCGTACAGACCATGTACATGGCCAAGGAACCGGCCAGACCGGACGAGGAACTGGGCGGCGCCGGCATCTCGCTGCACCAGGATTCCCACTACCTGCCCAACGAGCCCGACACGTTGATGGCCTGCTGGATCGCCATGAGCGATACCGATCCTGAGAACGGCGGCCTGTGCGTGGCGCCGGGCAGCCACAGGGACAGCCTGCGGGAAACGACCCTGAATACCAATCCGGAGCACATGAGTTGGGAGAGTGACTACGGTATGCGGTCGCCGGACGGCCGCGAGTGGACCGAAAAGCTCTACTCCTTCGACGTGGTGGGCATCGAGGAGGAAGACCTCGTCCGGTTGACGGTGCCGCGCGGCAGCGGAGTGTTCTTCACCAGCAGGACGGTGCACGGTTCCTACGCCAACCGGTCGCACTCCCGTCCGCGCCTGGCCTTCGCCGTCCACTACGTGAAGGACGGCACCTGGGTGTTCCGGACCGATGTGCAGGATACGACCCCGGTGGACCTGCAGGGAGCCTGA
- a CDS encoding DUF523 and DUF1722 domain-containing protein, giving the protein MSEMSEMSEMSELPMMDIHRAELPVRIGISSCLLGERVRYDGGHKRDDYLVDVVGRYVEWIPVCPEVEAGMGTPRETVQLTRVDDDIRILTKNGIDHTDRVDWFARQRVQTLEQARLSGYILKSRSPSCGMGRVPVVQPEGAALRNGRGIFARRLIDALPHLPVEEERRLNNPRVRENFISRVFACYRWLQLADSGLTRQSLMSYHRAYKYLLMAHSQEGTRRLGRLLAKPERYATTRELADAYLGEFNRVMKRTPSRRNHTNVLQHMAGYVSDRLDGRTRRELTRMIQKYHEELLPLIVPVVMLRHYVREFDITYLQDQTYLHPFPGELMLLNQL; this is encoded by the coding sequence ATGAGCGAGATGAGCGAGATGAGCGAGATGAGCGAATTGCCCATGATGGATATCCACCGGGCCGAACTGCCCGTACGCATCGGGATCTCGTCCTGCCTGCTCGGCGAGCGTGTCCGCTACGACGGCGGGCACAAGCGCGACGACTACCTGGTGGACGTGGTCGGCCGTTACGTGGAGTGGATCCCGGTCTGCCCCGAAGTGGAAGCGGGCATGGGCACGCCGCGGGAGACCGTGCAGTTGACCCGGGTCGACGACGATATCCGGATCCTGACGAAAAACGGCATCGATCACACCGACAGGGTGGACTGGTTCGCCCGGCAACGCGTGCAGACCCTGGAGCAGGCCAGGCTCAGCGGCTACATCCTGAAAAGCCGGTCCCCCTCCTGCGGCATGGGAAGGGTACCCGTGGTCCAGCCCGAGGGCGCCGCGCTCCGGAACGGGCGCGGGATATTCGCCCGGCGGCTTATAGATGCCCTGCCCCATCTGCCCGTGGAAGAAGAGCGGCGGCTGAATAACCCGCGGGTCCGGGAGAACTTCATCAGCCGGGTTTTCGCCTGCTACCGCTGGCTTCAGCTCGCCGATTCGGGCCTGACCCGTCAATCGCTGATGAGCTATCACCGGGCCTACAAATACCTCCTCATGGCGCACAGCCAGGAGGGCACGCGCCGTCTCGGACGGCTGCTGGCGAAACCGGAACGCTACGCCACTACCCGGGAACTGGCGGACGCCTACCTGGGCGAATTCAACCGGGTCATGAAAAGAACGCCGTCCCGGCGGAACCATACCAACGTGCTGCAGCACATGGCGGGCTATGTCTCAGACCGGCTCGACGGCCGCACGCGCCGTGAACTGACGCGCATGATCCAGAAGTACCACGAGGAGCTGCTGCCCCTGATCGTGCCCGTGGTCATGCTGCGGCACTACGTGCGGGAGTTCGACATCACCTACCTGCAGGACCAGACCTACCTCCATCCCTTTCCTGGCGAACTGATGCTGCTCAACCAGTTGTAG
- a CDS encoding 2-hydroxyhepta-2,4-diene-1,7-dioate isomerase produces MKTARFACNGQVLEAVFENGQLMVGTVAYDPEDVMFLPPVAHTSKAIGVALGYTEHAKELNLDLPEEPILFNKMPQTFIGHRAKIVVPPEFDYLHYECELVAVIGRPARKVKAAQALDYVGGYTIGNDLTIRDFVSNYFRPPIKAKGFDTFGPLGPFLTTADEIDPTDVRLRTYVNGELRQEGWTGDLRHGVAELIEYITAYMTLNPGDMIWTGTPEGISHIHAGDSLRLEVDGLGALENDVVASLKEGGS; encoded by the coding sequence ATGAAAACAGCACGCTTCGCCTGCAACGGCCAGGTCCTCGAGGCCGTCTTCGAGAACGGACAGCTCATGGTGGGCACGGTCGCCTACGATCCGGAGGACGTCATGTTCCTTCCGCCGGTGGCCCATACGAGCAAGGCCATCGGCGTCGCGCTGGGGTACACCGAGCACGCGAAGGAACTGAACCTGGACCTGCCCGAGGAACCCATCCTGTTCAACAAGATGCCCCAGACCTTTATCGGCCACCGGGCGAAGATCGTAGTCCCCCCGGAATTCGACTACCTGCACTACGAATGCGAGCTCGTCGCCGTGATCGGCCGGCCGGCCCGGAAGGTGAAGGCCGCACAGGCCCTGGACTACGTGGGGGGCTACACCATCGGCAACGACCTGACGATCCGGGACTTCGTGAGCAACTACTTCAGACCGCCGATCAAGGCCAAGGGTTTCGATACCTTCGGCCCGCTCGGCCCCTTCCTGACCACCGCGGACGAAATCGATCCCACCGACGTGCGCCTGCGCACCTACGTCAACGGGGAACTCCGCCAGGAAGGCTGGACCGGCGACCTGCGCCACGGCGTTGCCGAACTTATCGAGTATATCACCGCCTACATGACCCTGAACCCCGGGGACATGATCTGGACGGGCACGCCGGAAGGAATATCCCACATCCACGCGGGCGACAGCCTTCGGCTGGAAGTGGACGGACTGGGCGCCCTTGAAAACGACGTGGTGGCCAGTCTCAAGGAGGGTGGATCATAG
- a CDS encoding phytanoyl-CoA dioxygenase family protein produces the protein MGYDAEIVGPRMNPDLTPELERETAFFRKWGYLVVEDALTSGQIERLRDALDDTFFRRSESFTHQLLEEDQRFAFLLDNPPVLDRMKAILGNCVQLHSATARVTKPGEPDQNWHRDIPWPKDPEPPPYGNEPGQINCGYYLDHLTMENGPIVIVPGSHRAPFKPPETQARFPDEKHVLARPGQAVLFDGWLFHRGAANQSDRNRRVCLMCYQNAWMKSREPFDGPRVTAMREKGTREQKLLLGAIDRW, from the coding sequence ATGGGATATGACGCCGAAATCGTCGGGCCGCGAATGAACCCGGACCTGACCCCCGAACTGGAACGGGAGACCGCCTTCTTCCGGAAATGGGGCTATCTGGTCGTGGAAGACGCGCTGACCTCCGGACAGATCGAGCGACTTCGGGACGCCCTCGACGATACCTTTTTCCGGCGCAGCGAGTCCTTCACTCACCAGCTGCTGGAAGAGGACCAACGGTTCGCTTTCCTGCTGGACAACCCACCCGTCCTGGACCGCATGAAGGCCATACTCGGCAACTGCGTCCAGCTGCACAGCGCGACGGCGCGGGTTACGAAACCGGGCGAACCGGACCAGAACTGGCATCGGGACATACCCTGGCCCAAGGATCCGGAGCCTCCGCCTTACGGCAACGAGCCGGGGCAGATCAACTGCGGGTACTACCTCGACCATCTTACCATGGAAAACGGACCCATCGTCATCGTGCCGGGCAGCCACCGGGCGCCTTTTAAGCCGCCGGAGACCCAGGCCCGTTTTCCGGACGAGAAGCACGTTCTGGCGAGACCGGGACAGGCCGTCCTGTTCGACGGCTGGCTCTTTCACCGCGGGGCCGCCAACCAGTCGGACCGCAACCGCAGGGTCTGCCTGATGTGCTACCAGAACGCCTGGATGAAGTCCCGGGAACCCTTCGACGGTCCACGGGTGACCGCCATGCGGGAGAAGGGAACCAGGGAACAGAAACTGCTGCTCGGTGCAATCGACCGCTGGTAG